One window of the Podospora pseudopauciseta strain CBS 411.78 chromosome 4, whole genome shotgun sequence genome contains the following:
- a CDS encoding hypothetical protein (COG:F; EggNog:ENOG503NU6R; BUSCO:EOG09264881): MSKVIRSVKNVTKGYSSVQVKVREATSNDPWGPTGTQMSEIAQLTYNSSTEFYEIMDMLDKRLNDKGKNWRHVLKALKVMDYCLHEGSELVVTWAKQNIFIIKTLREFIYIDEEGKDVGANVRIAAKELSALIADEERLRAERADRRIWKSRVNGLEEYAPQQSREERQPRRERRQPTDEEDTEYRLAIEASKAQEEEDRKKRESRNVDEDDDDLAKAIKLSKEEEERRRRELESTNAAALFDDAPTPTAQPQFTGFNQGYQQGSAVDFFANPIDQSQMQMQPTGYVQNAFTGYGVQQPQPTGYQNGFQNGFGQQPNAFDPYGQQQQQQQAFQPQPTGYNPYLQQQQQQPFQQQQTSQQFLTPQVQENTLQPGSNNPWASNHSTGLQAMKPTPTGSNNPFAQRPSSAFKATSSLGSLPEQKTLSTFSSFTSQPASQSQPQFQSQPSFQLQPPQQQQQQQPQREMTEHEARLNALLSTGEGLDTFGNTGNLRIPAQHTAPGVFVNSAGAGLGRMTADQTGSNPFLRQQFTGMPTVSYGGGGQQQQTGPGAFGGVGGGANNPFAQRSGGQQQQQGDLIQF, translated from the exons ATGTCGAAAGTCATTCGCAGCGTCAAGAATGTCACCAAGGGTTATTCCAGCGTCCAGGTCAAGGTGCGCGAAG CGACCAGCAATGACCCATGGGGACCGACAGGAACACAGATGAGCGAGATCGCTCAGTTGACGTACAATTC GTCGACCGAGTTTTACGAAATTATGGACATGCTCGACAAGCGGCTCAATGATAAGGGCAAGAACTGGCGACACGTGCTCAAGGCGCTCAAGGTTATGGACTATTGCCTGCACGAGGGCTCCGAGCTGGTTGTGACGTGGGCCAAGCAGAATATCTTTATCATCAAGACGCTGCGCGAGTTTATCTAcattgatgaggagggcaaggatGTAGGAGCGAATG TTCGCATTGCCGCAAAGGAGCTGTCTGCGCTGATCGCTGACGAGGAGAGACTGAGAGCCGAGCGAGCCGATAGGAGGATCTGGAAGTCTCGTGTCAATGGCCTCGAGGAATACGCCCCCCAGCAGAGCAGGGAAGAGCGGCAACCCCGCCGCGAGCGACGACAGCCgaccgatgaggaggacACCGAGTACAGGCTGGCGATCGAGGCCAGCAAGGcccaagaggaggaggataggaAAAAGCGCGAGAGCCGGAACGtggatgaggacgatgacgatcTGGCCAAGGCGATCAAGCTcagcaaggaggaagaggaaagacGGCGACGGGAACTGGAGTCGACCAATGCTGCCGCTCTGTTTGATGACGCACCGACGCCAACGGCTCAGCCTCAGTTCACCGGGTTCAACCAGGGCTATCAGCAGGGGAGCGCGGTTGACTTTTTTGCCAACCCGATTGATCAAAGCCAGATGCAGATGCAGCCAACGGGCTATGTACAGAACGCGTTTACCGGGTACGGGGTTcagcagccgcagccaaCTGGCTATCAGAATGGCTTCCAGAACGGGTTTGGCCAGCAGCCAAATGCTTTTGACCCGTACggtcaacaacagcagcaacagcaggctTTCCAGCCCCAGCCGACGGGTTACAACCCTTACcttcagcagcaacagcagcagccgttccagcagcagcaaacatCCCAGCAGTTCCTGACACCACAGGTTCAAGAGAACACTCTCCAACCAGGTAGCAATAACCCCTGGGCCAGCAACCACAGCACCGGTCTTCAGGCCATGAAGCCCACGCCCACAGGTTCAAACAACCCCTTTGCCCAGCGACCATCCTCCGCATTCAAGGCCACCTCCTCGCTGGGTAGCCTCCCAGAGCAAAAGACGCTCTCAACCTTTAGCTCCTTCACATCGCAGCCAGCATCGCAGTCCCAGCCTCAGTTCCAGTCTCAGCCCTCGTTCCAACTGCAGCcacctcagcagcagcagcagcagcagccccagAGGGAGATGACGGAGCACGAGGCGAGACTGAACGCGCTATTGAGTACGGGCGAGGGTTTGGATACGTTTGGTAACACGGGTAACCTGAGGATTCCGGCGCAGCATACGGCTCCGGGGGTGTTTGTTAACAGTGCGGGGGCTGGGTTGGGAAGGATGACGGCTGATCAGACGGGGAGTAATCCGTTCTTGAGGCAGCAGTTCACGGGGATGCCGACGGTTAGttatggtggtgggggacagcagcagcagacggGGCCTGGGGCgtttggtggggtggggggaggggcgaaCAACCCTTTTGCGCAGAGGAGTGGaggacagcaacagcagcagggggATTTGATTCAGTTTtaa
- a CDS encoding hypothetical protein (COG:U; COG:Y; MEROPS:MER0020214; EggNog:ENOG503NW7H), with protein sequence MAFGGFGGGGGGFGQNNNTTGSTFGGFGATNNTSSGFGTGTGFGATNNAAPGTTGGSLFGGGGGGTTGGFGTNTTGGAFGGGGFGAAKPAFGTPASTSGGGLFGSTTATAGGTGFGFGNTANTAATSTPFGGGGGSSLFGAAKPATTGFGGTSTGFGAGATGGSLFGGGGTSTTGTGFGATTNPGIGTATGEAPGTAVVAFNPLVEKEPNNVSQSNSFQNVCFMDAYKRWSPEELRLVDYNQGRKSGGATGSTFGSTNFGGFGATGTTTTNTGFGGGATTGSSLFGGGGTSGGFGAATTTPAANTGGFGGSSLFGAKPATATTGMFGGTPAQPAATGGSLFGGGGGGFGTTGTTTGGFGGGAATTGTSLFGTNTATAAKPASGFSFGTGGTATTSTGFGGTGTAGTGTGLFGAATQQPAATGGGLFGTQQQQQPATSGFGGFGQTAAQPAATGGIFGTAPAKPATGLFGTATTTAQPATGGSLFGATGTTTNTGFGGAAAQPAAGGSLFGAKPATGGLFGTTTTPAATGGGLFGNAQQQPAATGFGAGLGQNNQQKPLFGNTTTGGGLFSQPAQQQGGSLFGASQTQPQLGLGNSLLGASQQQQQQQGLSTSINDLSAYGAATLFSGLSDDKIVNPGPLATPLGGKPKVKSRSILPMYKLSPANASRFVTPQKRGYGFSYSAYGSPATPSSISSTPGGFGQSLLASSVNRGLSKSISASNLRRSFNVEDSILQPGAFSANSSMRLLGSASSNKKLIINKDMRSDLFSSSDKKQAQEDASGARKLAKRVSFDTSTADSPSNDEVAAITDGSENDLGYLRPSIRSTNNGANGSKASPASAAPEMTQVKGNELAIVHEEESPAAARVTLAAKAPASSSAGSDEAGEYWMSPSLEDIRAMNRTQRQKVVDFTVGRVHVGNVQFKVPVDLSNINVDEIIDNIVILVPRSATVYPVAAKKPPVGKGLNVPALISLEHSWPRGGRDVSGRRLEKHIQKLKAIPDTTFEDYDPETGVWQFSVEHFTTYGLDDDDSDDEEFGEEAIQPMQAAKRAQHVEQIPSPVVEASSTSPVDPDDTFEFKRSRRTLPGAFDDDEAAMFDEEEDSDVSHQGTPPHEPLDADTPIPSREWPEDESMADGPDDFQLEAYDDSYEQGSVDGAQDEFQLSRYDDNAERLPAGIVRARMRALKKSTAPTKIEVAGGDDWTQILQASVRAPRTVDRATLRELNETGAVWDMKDRGSPAPKDVAVNNNDDGFATSLDLMKSLFQQTKGGPTQSSQASPAKGFVKWPYQTRSKVEDDETQSVPRPTWGPDGVLVTAHDGEASLQAVDGTITPGGEAQVNPKILAQLQQYIDSVSGYQGDSGPEFKKVAQGDAVWELASLLFDENGVGLTGFWRQLVLESTKTALARAESPEEKAIICLAGNLVPEACAQLVKGRDMRLAVLVAGVGSQQADIKAQLRDWRESNVLSEISEPVRAVYELLAGNACVCDGVKDAPIESRVSSFTISQRFGLTWEQAFGLRLFYSAAEDGAPNVKGAIKSFQMDVEQDREPEPGSQMWSLLKAFANQEFDWSDGRLGWLMTRAIHASGKVGFGEDDVGRLDRASVGFAGALTGMGDWVPAAFVLLQLSEREARERAVRDHLGRHASFIGAPRNPGSAFSALKKFGVPESWIWEAKALDYRARGETHQEFLALVWAKNYAEANRAFVTKVGPDLVIGREYKKLATYAQLLFKVKRNISDWDRAAVVYLLYPLVRLEKGKKKSKLDEMEERLFDGLVSLRGMARGDLRQEAAIADMAEELIRVRGGEARLYGLLPRDVAGRYRRAEVLGEM encoded by the exons ATGGCGTTCGGCGgttttggcggcggcggcggcggcttcggcCAGAATAATAACACCACCGGCTCGACGTTCGGCGGCTTTGGTGCTACAAACAACACATCTTCAG GGTTTGGCACAGGCACAGGCTTTGGAGCAACCAACAATGCTGCCCCCGGCACCACTGGCGGCAGTctcttcggcggcggcggcggcggtacTACTGGCGGGTTTGGGACTAACACCACAGGAGGTGcttttggaggtggtggtttcggCGCCGCGAAGCCAGCATTCGGCACGCCAGCCAGCACAAGCGGTGGAGGCCTTTTTGGGAGCACAACTGCCACCGCCGGCGGCACCGGGTTCGGCTTTGGCAACACTGCCAACACTGCTGCCACGTCAACACcctttggcggcggcggtggatcATCACTGTTCGGCGCAGCCAAGCCTGCCACAACCGGCTTTGGCGGGACAAGCACGGGCTTCGGCGCCGGGGCGACTGGCGGCAGCCTTttcggcggtggaggcaCAAGCACCACGGGGACCGGCTTCGGTGCGACGACCAACCCCGGGATCGGCACCGCGACTGGCGAAGCTCCAGGGAcggctgttgttgctttCAACCCCCTGGTAGAAAAGGAGCCCAACAATGTGTCTCAGAGCAACTCATTCCAGAACGTATGCTTCATGGACGCCTACAAGCGCTGGTCTCCTGAGGAGCTTAGATTGGTCGACTACAACCAGGGTCGGAAATCTGGAGGGGCTACCGGGTCGACGTTTGGAAGCACCAACTTTGGAGGCTTTGGCGCTACcgggacaacaacaactaaTACTggcttcggcggcggcgccacCACGGGATCAAGcttgtttggtggtggtggaacaaGCGGAGGATTCGGAGCAGCAACAACTACTCCAGCTGCCAATACCGGTGGCTTCGGCGGCAGCAGTCTCTTCGGTGCTAAGCctgcaacagcaaccactGGCATGTTTGGAGGCACCCCAGCGCAGCCTGCCGCTACGGGTGGCAGTCtctttggaggtggtggaggtggttttggcACCACGGGAACAACTACTGGTGGCTTCGGCGGTGGAGCTGCCACGACCGGTACTAGTCTCTTCGGCACCAACACCGCAACTGCCGCGAAACCCGCCTCCGGCTTCAGCTTTGGAACCGGTGGCACTGCGACTACTAGTACCGGCTTTGGAGGCACCGGCACTGCTGGCACCGGCACTGGACTCTTTGGAGCCGCTACACAACAACCTGCCGCAACCGGCGGCGGGCTTTTCGGcactcagcaacaacagcaacctgcCACGTCGGGCTTTGGCGGCTTTGGCCAAACCGCGGCCCAACCCGCTGCCACAGGAGGTATCTTTGGAACCGCACCAGCCAAGCCTGCCACTGGTCTGTTTGGAACTGCCACCACAACCGCTCAACCGGCGACGGGCGGCTCTTTGTTCGGTGCGACTGGAACGACAACAAATACAGGATTCGGCGGAGCTGCCGCCCAGCCCGCAGCGGGCGGGAGTCTCTTCGGGGCGAAGCCGGCAACTGGCGGGCTCTTCGGTACAACCACGACGCCTGCCGCGACCGGCGGTGGTCTCTTCGGGAAtgctcagcaacagcctgCTGCCACAGGATTCGGCGCCGGCCTGGGCCAGAATAACCAGCAAAAGCCTCTTTttggcaacaccaccactggTGGCGGTCTCTTTAGCCAGCCGGCACAACAGCAGGGCGGTTCGCTATTCGGCGCTTCTCAGACGCAGCCCCAGCTCGGCTTGGGCAACTCTCTGCTTGGTGCttcccaacaacagcagcagcagcagggttTGTCGACTAGCATCAATGACCTTTCCGCTTATGGTGCCGCTACTTTGTTCTCGGGTCTCAGTGATGACAAGATCGTCAATCCTGGGCCCCTGGCCACTCCTCTAGGTGGTAAGCCCAAGGTTAAGAGCCGGTCGATTTTGCCCATGTACAAGCTCAGCCCCGCGAACGCTTCCCGCTTCGTCACCCCGCAGAAGAGAGGCTACGGTTTTTCGTACAGCGCCTATGGGTCGCCTGCTACGCCTTCCAGCATCTCGAGCACCCCCGGCGGCTTTGGACAGAGTCTATTGGCCAGCAGTGTCAACCGTGGTTTGAGCAAGAGCATTTCTGCCAGCAACCTGCGTCGCAGCTTCAACGTTGAAGATAGTATCCTGCAGCCAGGTGCTTTCTCGGCCAACTCGAGCATGCGTCTTCTTGGCAGCGCTAGCAGCAACAAGAAGCTGATCATCAATAAGGACATGCGGAGCGATCTGTTCAGTAGCAGTGATAAGAAGCAAGCTCAGGAAGATGCAAGCGGTGCTCGCAAGTTGGCCAAGAGAGTGAGCTTCGATACCAGCACAGCTGATAGTCCTAGCAACGACGAGGTCGCTGCGATTACGGATGGCAGCGAGAATGATCTTGGCTATCTCAGGCCTTCCATTCGTtccaccaacaacggcgCCAACGGCAGCAAGGCTTCTCCGGCCTCTGCCGCTCCTGAGATGACACAAGTCAAGGGCAATGAGCTTGCCATCGTCCATGAGGAAGAATCTCCTGCCGCCGCTCGGGTTACGCTTGCTGCCAAAgctcccgcctcctcatccgctGGTTCTGATGAGGCTGGTGAGTATTGGATGAGCCCGTCGCTCGAGGACATCCGTGCCATGAACAGGACGCAGCGCCAAAAGGTTGTTGACTTTACTGTTGGTCGCGTCCACGTGGGTAATGTCCAGTTCAAGGTTCCTGTCGAtctcagcaacatcaacgTGGATGAGATCATTGACAACATCGTCATCCTGGTTCCCCGCTCAGCCACCGTGTACCCGGTTGCGGCCAAGAAGCCGCCCGTTGGCAAGGGCCTGAACGTTCCTGCGTTGATCTCGCTCGAGCATTCATGGCCCCGTGGTGGCAGGGACGTCAGTGGCCGCCGTCTTGAAAAGCACATTCAGAAGCTCAAGGCTATCCCCGACACGACTTTTGAAGACTACGACCCGGAGACTGGCGTCTGGCAGTTTTCTGTAGAACACTTCACTACCTATGgtctggatgatgatgactccgacgatgaagagtttggggaggaagcCATCCAGCCTATGCAAGCTGCCAAGCGTGCTCAGCACGTTGAACAGATCCCGAGCCCAGTTGTCGAGGCCTCGTCCACGTCGCCTGTTGACCCCGATGACACCTTTGAGTTCAAGCGCAGCCGCCGCACTCTGCCTGGCGCCttcgacgacgatgaagccGCCATGttcgatgaagaagaggactcTGATGTCTCTCACCAGGGTACGCCACCTCATGAGCCCCTGGACGCTGACACCCCTATACCATCACGGGAGTGGCCTGAAGATGAAAGCATGGCTGACGGACCCGATGACTTCCAGCTCGAAGCCTATGACGACTCGTACGAACAAGGGTCGGTCGACGGCGCCCAGGATGAGTTCCAGCTCTCCCGTTACGACGACAACGCTGAGCGACTCCCTGCTGGCATTGTGAGAGCACGGATGCGGGCGCTCAAGAAGTCGACAGCCCCGACCAAGATTGAGGtggccggtggtgatgattggACTCAGATTTTGCAGGCGAGCGTGCGGGCGCCCAGGACGGTGGATCGGGCCACGCTTCGGGAACTCAACGAGACGGGGGCGGTTTGGGATATGAAGGATCGAGGGAGCCCGGCGCCCAAGGACGTGGCGGTGAATAATAACGACGACGGGTTTGCGACCAGTCTGGACTTGATGAAGTCGCTGTTTCAGCAAACGAAAGGCGGGCCGACTCAGTCCTCGCAGGCATCGCCCGCGAAGGGTTTCGTGAAG TGGCCATACCAGACGCGTTCCAAGGTTGAAGACGACGAGACTCAGTCGGTCCCTCGTCCCACTTGGGGCCCTGACGGGGTTCTCGTGACGGCTCACGACGGCGAGGCCAGCCTGCAGGCTGTTGACGGCACGATCACTCCTGGTGGGGAGGCGCAGGTCAACCCCAAGATTCTGGCTCAGCTTCAGCAGTATATCGATAGCGTTTCTGGCTATCAGGGAGATTCGGGCCCGGAGTTTAAGAAGGTGGCGCAGGGTGATGCCGTTTGGGAGCTGGCGTCGCTGCTTTTTGACGAGAACGGTGTTGGACTGACTGGTTTCTGGCGGCAACTGGTGCTGGAATCGACTAAGACTGCGCTTGCGAGGGCTGAGTcgccggaggagaaggccatcATTTGTTTGGCTGGGAATTTGGTCCCGGAGGCGTGTGCGCAGCTTGTCAAGGGGAGGGATATGAGACTTGCTGTGCTggttgctggggttgggagtcAGCAGGCGGATATCAAGGCTCAGTTGAGAGACTGGAGGGAGTCGAATGTTCTCTCTGAGATTTCCGAGCCCGTCCGCGCGGTTTATGAACTTCTGGCCGGCAATGCCTGTGTTTGTGACGGGGTCAAGGACGCGCCGATTGAAAGTAGGGTTAGTTCCTTTACCATTTCTCAGCGGTTCGGGTTGACTTGGGAGCAGGCTTTTGGGCTGAGGCTGTTTTATTCTGCCGCCGAGGACGGGGCGCCGAACGTGAAGGGGGCGATCAAGAGTTTCCAGATGGATGTTGAGCAGGACagggagccggagccggggAGTCAGATGTGGAGTTTGTTGAAGGCGTTTGCGAACCAGGAGTTTGACTGGAGTGATGGgcggttggggtggttgatgacgAGGGCTATTCATGCGAGCGGCAAGGTTGGGTtcggggaggatgatgtcggGAGGCTGGACAGGGCGAGTGTTGGGTTTGCGGGGGCGTtgacggggatgggggatTGGGTGCCTGCGGCGTTTGTGCTGCTGCAGCTGAgcgagagggaggcgagggagagggcggttaGGGATCACCTTGGGAGGCACGCCAGTTTTATTGGTGCGCCGAGGAACCCGGGCAGTGCGTTCAGTGCGCTCAAGAAGTTTGGAGTCCCAGAATCATGGATCTGGGAGGCGAAGGCGCTGGATTATAGGGCCAGGGGAGAAACCCACCAGGAGTTTCTCGCGCTGGTCTGGGCGAAAAACTATGCTGAGGCGAACAGGGCTTTTGTTACAAAGGTTGGGCCGGATCTGGTTATTGGGAGGGAGTACAAGAAGCTGGCGACGTATGCGCAGCTGCTGTTCAAGGTGAAGAGGAATATTTCGGACTGGGAcagggcggcggtggtgtatTTGCTTTACCCCTTGGTTAggctggagaaggggaagaagaagagcaaactggatgagatggaggagaggctGTTTGATGGGTTGGTTTCGCTGAgggggatggcgaggggggaTTTGAGGCAGGAGGCTGCGATTGCGGACATGGCGGAGGAGTTGATTCGGGttagggggggggaggcgaggcTCTATGGGTTGCTGCCGAGGGATGTTGCGGGGCGGTATAGGAGGGcggaggtgttgggggagatgtGA
- the GIT2 gene encoding glycerophosphoinositol permease (EggNog:ENOG503NUIA; COG:P): protein MKEESADSGASSDQNPPPKVTLSSSSPPTHTQNENPLAVSSSEAPNDKTLWQKLLPVVACGAGLFSDGYINNVIGSVITVLAIQYGPLWSTSTAKSYLSAIAFAGTVVGQLLFGYLSDKWSRTNSLLLSTLILILFTALSTGSYYKGDAVGMFNVLTAWRFFVGIGIGGEYPAGSVAAAESSGELRKGTRNMWFILFTNSMIDWGFVMGAFVPWLVAAACHNTNLEVIWRTSLGIGVVFPLSLFVLRFFLKEPEEFQKHSMKHARTPYRLVFRFYGWRLFVVSSIWFLYDFSAYSFSIYSSTILANIFDGDSAPLTTVFGWNTVINLFYIPGTMLGAPVSDLLGPKRALAVGVLLQGIVGFVMAGCYPYLARPEVVGGFAAVFGIFQSLGELGPGNNIGVLAAKTCATGVRGQYYGVAAAVGKLGAFVGTYVFPYIVKAGGGSEVLSAQYPFYVSSAGCVLSAVLCWVWVPRVEQDMIRDEDERFRGFLEENGYDTGQLGLRKDGAAVLVKEGK from the exons ATGAAGGAAGAAAGCGCCGACTCGGGCGCCAGCTCGGACCAAAACCCTCCTCCGAAAGtcaccctctcctcgtcaagCCCACCGACTCATACCCAAAACGAGAATCCCCTCGCCGTCAGCAGCAGTGAAGCTCCAAATGACAAAACGCTCTGGCAAAAGCTCCTCCCCGTCGTCGCCTGCGGAGCAGGGTTGTTTTCTGACGGGTATATCAACAAC GTGATCGGCTCCGTCATAACCGTCCTCGCAATCCAGTACGGCCCCCTCTGGTCCACCTCCACAGCCAAATCCTACCTCAGCGCCATCGCCTTTGCCGGAACGGTGGTGGGGCAGTTGCTGTTTGGGTATCTGAGTGATAAGTGGTCGAGGACAAACTCACTGTTGCTGTCGACGTTGATCCTGATCTTGTTCACGGCGTTGAGCACGGGGAGTTACTACAAAGGGGATGCGGTGGGCATGTTCAACGTGCTGACGGCGTGGAGGTTTTTTGTCGGGATCGGGATCGGGGGGGAGTACCCTGCGGGAAGCGTCGCGGCGGCCGAGTCGTCGGGGGAGCTGAGGAAGGGGACGAGGAATATGTGGTTCATTTTGTTTACGAACAGCATGATTGACTGG GGCTTCGTGATGGGGGCTTTTGTCCCCTGGCTTGTGGCAGCCGCGTgccacaacaccaacctcgaaGTTATTTGGAGGACGAGTCTCGGGATCGGGGTGGTGTTTCCGCTCAGCCTGTTTGTCCTGAGGTTTTTCCTCAAGGAGCCAGAGGAGTTCCAGAAGCACTCGATGAAGCACGCGCGCACGCCGTACAGGCTTGTGTTTAGGTTTTATGGCTGGAGGCTGTTTGTCGTCAGTTCTATCTGGTTTCTGTACGACTTTTCGGCGTACTCGTTTTCGATCTACTCGAGCACGATCCTGGCGAACATTTTTGACGGGGACTCTGCGCCGCTGACGACGGTTTTTGGGTGGAACACGGTGATCAACCTGTTTTACATCCCGGGCACGATGCTGGGCGCTCCGGTGTCTGACTTGTTGGGTCCTAAGAGGGCGCTTGCGGTTGGGGTTTTGCTCCAGGGGATTGTTGGATTTGTGATGGCGGGTTGTTACCCCTATCTGGCGAggccggaggtggtgggagggtttGCGGCGGTGTTTGGGATCTTTCAGAGCctgggggagctggggccGGGGAACAATATTGGGGTTTTGGCTGCGAAGACTTGTGCtacgggggtgagggggcaGTATTATGGGGTTGCGGCTGCGGTTGGGAAGCTGGGGGCTTTTGTGGGGACCTATGTGTTTCCGTATATTGTCAAGGCTGGGGGGGGGAGCGAGGTGCTGTCGGCCCAGTATCCGTTTTATGTGTCGAGCGCGGGGTGCGTGTTGAGTGCGGTGCTGTGCTGGGTTTGGGTGCCAAGGGTGGAGCAGGACATGATcagggatgaggatgagaggttcagggggtttttggaggagaaTGGGTATGATACTGGGCAGCTGGGGCTGAGGAAGGATGGGGCGGCGGTTTTGGTTAAGGAGGGGAAGTGA
- a CDS encoding hypothetical protein (EggNog:ENOG503PEC7) yields the protein MMGWGSSSRWLAIARTLQLAAALVSTALHGFNTIWIHVKKLGMTQHMVILELLIVLITVYATIAILVQHYNWRSITEPWLVAFVVLDLIFCAMTMAIISLLAWNGLPVSCVGLTRPKEYLAGDALNGFSTNGFTDGNQNMPGELDKFCPLERAYFGFAHALVFFYIATIVLNVVRILELKYIKIGNSGEDEEVNLKAVKDLEEPSPISSTARVNLAPPAPPSEGIVSRTASLRSTTTASTSRPAYSAVPARAHTAAIPRRPVGAGRAVPSPYRRPQSDAFNRVSLDEDSDNAEAALVSDGMRHQHRQPPSRDYVPHPPHQQQYPHPHNHHRMPSLLEEDQMTTTSDMDHALVSDGMRPSAPMLPPYEPGNRRTSIGG from the exons atgatgggttgggggtcATCTTCAAGATGGCTTGCCATCGCCCGAACACTGCAGCTTGCTGCGGCTTTAGTATCGACCGCTCTACATGGCTTCAACACCATATGGATTCATGTCAAGAAGCTCGGTATGACACAGCACATGGTCATCCTTGAGCTGTTG atcgtcctcatcaccgtGTACGCCACCATCGCCATTTTGGTTCAACACTACAACTGGCGTTCCATAACGGAGCCATGGCTGGTTGCTTTTGTGGTTCTCGACTTGATCTTTTGCGCCATGACGATGGCCATCATATCCTTGCTTGCCTGGAATGGCCTTCCTGTCAGCTGTGTCGGCCTCACGCGACCAAAGGAGTATCTGGCCGGCGATGCCCTGAACGGGTTCTCGACTAATGGCTTCACTGACGGGAACCAAAACATGCCCGGGGAACTAGACAAGTTCTGCCCTCTGGAGCGCGCATATTTTGGGTTCGCCCACGCTTTGGTCTTCTTTTACATTGCGACCATTGTCCTCAACGTCGTCCGCATCTTGGAGCTCAAGTATATCAAGATTGGCAATTcgggggaggacgaggaggtgaATCTTAAGGCGGTCAAGGACCTCGAGGAGCCATCACCCATCTCCAGCACTGCAAGAGTCAATCTGgcgccaccagcaccaccaagcgAAGGCATCGTTTCACGCACTGCTTCTCTTCGAAGCACCACGACGGCCTCAACATCGCGCCCCGCTTACTCGGCGGTTCCTGCTCGGGCTCACACAGCCGCCATCCCACGGCGACCCGTGGGAGCAGGCAGGGCGGTGCCATCGCCATACCGACGGCCGCAGTCGGATGCTTTCAATCGTGTCTCTTTGGACGAAGATAGCGATAATGCCGAAGCAGCGTTGGTGTCAGACGGCATGAGGCATCAGCACCGGCAACCACCTTCGAGAGACTACGtccctcacccaccacatCAACAGCAGTACCCGCACCCACACAATCACCACCGGATGCCCAGTTTGCTCGAGGAGGACCAGATGACGACCACGTCTGATATGGATCACGCGTTGGTGTCGGATGGGATGAGGCCATCAGCACCCATGCTTCCACCGTATGAACCGGGCAATAGACGGACCAGTATAGGTGGTTAG
- a CDS encoding hypothetical protein (EggNog:ENOG503PQSD), translating to MVAILYFRLYCKKKEEEEEEEEEEEEDEEEETILQAAATTNEMATDTLQSNNENEKRSTTSCCNKSGRRRRNWPFLWLTAIRTCQLAYFAHLHAVVFLFDQTGYYNGMWAWYASPGDDERSKAGMRWARALSLLNLIYILITFIFSLMFRNLDPQKWRLFGIHTFFGDLLMAWSLLHILRVLHPSYTNYCYDVPRKFDYENQGILTYLGKGQFNKERYLTCALLDSIFTLGAIPALSHIASIIATTCNIRRATNQQQVEVYPKEEGAVDIEQGTMIIPPAAEPSRSQSPVSSSSRGPSPPPSYRSRSSSGATEAGRPPSYRSAPSVRARASMETVSSVDPDSYLVSDGWRAPEHPPVYSSRPPSLRDGQV from the exons ATGGTCGCTATCCTCTACTTTCGTCTCTATTgcaagaagaaagaagaagaagaagaagaagaagaagaagaagaagaagacgaagaagaagaaactATTCTTCAGGCCGCCGCCACAACCAACGAAATGGCTACTGACACTCTCCAAAGCAACAACGAGAATGAGAAACGTAGCACCACTTCATGCTGCAACAAGTCAGGTCGCCGTCGTCGCAACTGGCCATTTCTCTGGTTGACCGCCATCCGTACCTGTCAACTGGCCTACTTTGCCCATCTCCACGCCGTAGTCTTCTTGTTCGACCAGACTGGCTATTACAATGGCATGTGGGCATGGTACGCCTCCCCAGGTGACGATGAGCGATCAAAAGCCGGCATGCGCTGGGCGCGGGCATTG TCTCTCCTAAACCTAATCTACATCCTCATAACCTTTATCTTCTCCCTCATGTTCCGCAACCTCGACCCCCAAAAGTGGCGCCTCTTCGGCATCCACACCTTCTTCGGTGATCTACTCATGGCATGGTCCCTCCTTCACATCCTCCGAGTCTTGCATCCTTCTTACACCAACTACTGCTACGATGTCCCCCGCAAGTTTG ACTACGAAAACCAAGGCATCCTCACCTACCTTGGCAAAGGCCAATTTAACAAAGAACGCTACCTAACCTGCGCCCTCCTCGACTCAATTTTCACCCTCGGCGCCATCCCCGCTTTGTCTCACATCGCctccatcatcgccaccacTTGCAACATCCGCCGCGccaccaaccagcaacaGGTCGAGGTCTaccccaaggaggagggtgcggTCGACATCGAGCAGGGCACGATGATCATCCCGCCAGCTGCCGAGCCATCCCGTTCCCAGTCTCCtgtctcctcatcatccaggggtccatcaccaccgccgtcgTACCGTTCCCGATCCAGCTCCGGAGCAACAGAAGCCGGCCGTCCCCCAAGTTACAGGTCAGCGCCGTCGGTCAGAGCCCGAGCGTCAATGGAGACCGTGTCGTCTGTTGATCCTGATTCCTATCTTGTATCTGATGGGTGGAGGGCGCCGGAGCACCCACCAGTATATTCCAGCAGACCGCCAAGTTTGCGGGATGGACAGGTTTAG